From a single Miscanthus floridulus cultivar M001 chromosome 8, ASM1932011v1, whole genome shotgun sequence genomic region:
- the LOC136476405 gene encoding uncharacterized protein: MSAKWRSLQHRHRYTYTSIVFPKHYHDALAVVPAEVSSSNFFVRLNNLISLTSTYPQVVAVKDLASAYVQFLSTTGIPDDAVLAATKLYLEILFLENSLPLHRTLISVLAKCKKFSTVISGCFALLCEEYGGSGSKAKKRFMVSRAALSLIGYPKLGFLDEAVERCAEIMALDVVDGLDGVTKDIGEGSRPSPVVMEQCQEAMSCMYYLLQRYPSKFTVLDKASSVFKSAVRTILSVLKSSAFSRDCLVASGVSFCAAIQVFMSTEEISWFISQGLFGICANHEDRKNQSVLNVFPDFDLCEQIRDLSVLSRLCLLRGILTSIPRTVLNMRQLHSGGPLWTILYDGILPELCKHCENPVDSHFNFHALTVTQICLQQIKTSISSDFTDFSGDYKPFSKDVVNRILGIIWRNLEDPLSQTVKQVHLIFDLLLDIKLCIASEDHEHNNKLFLCNIANDLLRLGPRCKGRYIPLASLTKRLGAKSLLILKSNLLSETAYAYIDDDVCCAATTFLKSFLETLRGECWNDDGVELGYDAFRALCLPPFMWGLVSGNSKLRSNLNTYALPSLIEVDAESIFTMLGFISIGPSTKETKLDVVLKNDQCIAALVSLLKVSRNLALVEGDIDLDPDELTQPEQMDSKGAAVISVKGIKVTVPVNWFALALTHSDESLRLDAAESLFLNPKTSSLPSSLELSLLKESVPLNMRCSSTAFQMKWTSLFRKFFARVRTALDRQVKQGSWIPSLTSSVKGADSIDTSEATVVKRAEDLFQFMKWLSSFLFNSCYPSGPYERKTIAMELILTLLDVWPICRSEGKIDLYPYNDSIILPDSTISFVGSIIDSWDRVRENSFRILLQFPTPLPGISLSTSINDVIRWAKKLVLSPRVRESDAGALTFRLIFRKYVLELGCILVFSKGSDCLECYTQSMNGDTEVVTSQNPVAQYISSLIQWLCIVVEEVERDLSEACKKSFIHGVLLTLRYTFDEMDWNSEVVQSCISEMRCLVEKLLQLIMRVTSVALWVVSSDALCLPYDMDDVIDDGSFLSDIYEEDQPTTASEREEKNAKPGSNGKPAEQVVMVGCWLAMKEVSLLFGTIIRKIPLPGCSHSASSQNGLPDSTEETSMSEEILDVGQLKMMGDHFLQVLLKMKHNGAIDKTRAGFTALCNRLLCSNDSRLCKMTESWMVLLMDRTIAKGQTVDDLIRRSAGIPAAFIALFLAEPEGTPKKLLPRALEWLIEFAKNSLANFQKDSNQRSGVMKDDLGELLESQSETTISVHSNGNLSKSRDEGVVPTVHVFNVLRAAFNDANLATDTSGFSADATIVAIRAFSSPYWEVRNAACLAYTALVRRMVGFLNVQKRESARRSLTGLEFFHRYPALHPFLSSELRTATEQLADGVSSNLESHITKAIHPSLCPILILLSRLKPSPISCGTDDSLDPFLLLHFIQKCATQSNYRVRILASRALTGLVSNERLQYVVSDILDNLPHGNHKAMAHSVQRTDPAVSANIGNGNVLLLSKSFNSIHGLLLQLASLLDNNFRGLTDGSMKDQILGLLLEVLSRCSWLGCTKLCSCPVVITSYLRVLDLMLDVARTGKSRHTEVIQALLLELSSQCLSNTVSTQYAFHDPTLIELKQQATESFLSCVGLSKKNDETNDEDVQLQILGEPTSEMPREDYSLHKVHKEIMACLTDPSYDVRITVLKRILWLTKSIRHCDVENILHQWAGVNLQPALMERLFVEEHPKCLYYNLKIIFSWNMKFPFNNGEDSSTLLSLWDRLVHLNSTMSHAKTREIVLCCMGMCMKLFTKLSGGGVSMNCLKTSEISASYVRINEGNRLSDAMLRVNLFVTLVKNQSEPSESVNARRAAAEAIVASGLLEEANYVASSVSNMSSPSEFDEGRIKEKCMEANIFAFISLYTCKILDLWFVCIQLLEDEDAYLRQKLAKDIQKIIAKGSANTFCDDSTPLQVDRVIELSLDYLTSLFGHWLKYIEFLLRIVLDTGNILNSCGDLVRQIFDKEIDNHHEEKLLICQICCSNIQKLLHSKCQMEAGAKTKLFLQNWRETFLNQLTSLTGGYLEKEGKNNWIGGIGNHKDVFISVYAVLLGLYALTQSGSLEQLEDNCAIYLQEFSNLEGFITPFLKNPLISNLCALVKLSHERFRSSDKPEDQVGSSGSSFDPYFLIR; encoded by the exons ATGTCTGCAAAGTGGCGGTCACTGCAGCATCGGCACCGGTACACCTACACCTCGATTGTGTTCCCGAAACACTACCATGATGCCCTAGCTGTCGTACCGGCTGAGGTCTCCTCGTCCAATTTCTTTGTCCGATTGAACAACTTGATTTCCCTGACCTCCACTTACCCGCAAGTTGTTGCGGTCAAGGACCTTGCCTCGGCATACGTGCAGTTTTTGTCCACTACAGGGATTCCTGATGATGCAGTGCTCGCTGCCACAAAGCTTTATTTGGAGATCCTCTTCCTTGAGAATTCCCTCCCTCTCCACCGGACGCTCATATCAGTGCTCGCCAAGTGCAAGAAATTCTCCACAGTGATCAGTGGGTGTTTTGCCTTGCTCTGTGAGGAGTATGGTGGCTCTGGAAGTAAGGCAAAGAAGAGATTTATGGTATCTCGGGCAGCCTTGTCGCTTATTGGGTACCCAAAGTTGGGATTTTTGGATGAGGCAGTAGAGAGGTGTGCAGAGATCATGGCACTGGATGTTGTTGATGGGCTTGATGGAGTGACTAAAGACATTGGTGAAGGGTCACGGCCATCTCCAGTTGTGATGGAGCAGTGCCAGGAGGCCATGTCTTGCATGTACTACTTGTTGCAGCGGTACCCGTCTAAGTTCACTGTCCTTGACAAGGCGTCAAGTGTCTTCAAGAGTGCTGTCAGGACAATACTATCTGTTCTTAAGTCATCTGCCTTTTCAAGGGATTGTCTGGTGGCCTCTGGAGTGAGCTTCTGTGCTGCAATTCAGGTTTTCATGAGCACAGAGGAGATTTCCTGGTTTATTTCTCAAGGTCTATTTGGCATCTGTGCAAatcatgaagatagaaaaaatcaATCTGTGCTCAATGTATTTCCGGACTTTGATCTGTGTGAACAAATCAGAGATCTTTCAGTTTTGAGTAGACTTTGTTTGCTAAGAGGGATTTTGACATCTATTCCAAGGACAGTACTCAACATGCGCCAACTTCATTCCGGTGGACCTTTATGGACTATTTTGTATGATGGAATTTTACCTGAGCTTTGCAAGCATTGTGAGAACCCAGTTGATAGCCACTTCAATTTCCATGCTCTTACAGTGACACAAATATGTTTGCAGCAGATAAAGACATCGATTTCATCTGATTTCACTGACTTCTCTGGGGACTATAAGCCTTTTTCAAAAGATGTTGTCAACCGTATATTGGGAATCATATGGCGCAACCTGGAAGATCCTTTGAGTCAGACAGTAAAACAGGTGCATTTGATCTTTGATCTCCTATTAGATATTAAATTGTGTATTGCATCAGAAGACCATGAACATAACAACAAATTGTTCCTTTGCAATATCGCAAATGATTTACTTCGCCTAGGTCCGCGATGCAAAGGGAGATACATCCCtttagcttctttgacaaagcGATTGGGTGCCAAATCTCTTCTAATATTGAAATCAAATCTGCTTTCGGAAACAGCTTATGCGTACATAGATGATGATGTTTGTTGTGCTGCCACAACATTTTTAAAATCTTTCCTGGAGACTTTAAGAGGTGAATGTTGGAATGATGATGGCGTTGAGCTAGGATATGATGCCTTCAGAGCTTTGTGCTTGCCTCCTTTCATGTGGGGACTTGTATCTGGAAATTCAAAACTACGTTCTAACTTAAATACTTATGCTTTGCCTTCTCTAATTGAAGTTGATGCAGAGAGCATATTCACAATGCTTGGATTCATCTCCATTGGCCCTAGTACAAAGGAAACTAAACTAGACGTTGTTTTGAAAAATGACCAGTGTATAGCTGCACTGGTTTCTCTGCTTAAGGTCTCACGAAATCTGGCTCTTGTTGAAGGGGACATTGATTTGGATCCTGATGAATTGACACAGCCTGAGCAGATGGATAGTAAGGGTGCTGCAGTTATATCTGTTAAAGGGATTAAGGTTACAGTTCCTGTTAATTGGTTTGCTTTGGCACTGACACACAGTGATGAAAGTCTCCGTTTAGATGCAGCTGAATCCCTCTTTCTAAATCCAAAGACATCAAGTCTTCCATCCTCCTTGGAACTGAGCCTGCTCAAAGAGTCTGTTCCATTGAATATGCGTTGTAGCTCAAcggcatttcaaatgaaatggACAAGTTTATTTCGGAAGTTTTTTGCTAGGGTGCGAACTGCACTTGACAGACAGGTAAAGCAGGGGTCATGGATTCCATCATTAACGTCTAGTGTTAAAGGAGCTGACTCTATTGATACTTCTGAAGCAACAGTTGTCAAGAGGGCTGAAGATCTCTTCCAATTCATGAAGTGGCTGAGTTCCTTTCTGTTTAATTCTTGTTACCCCTCTGGCCCTTATGAAAGGAAAACAATTGCAATGGAGCTTATTCTTACACTACTAGATGTATGGCCTATTTGCCGCTCTGAAGGGAAAATTGATCTTTATCCTTACAATGACAGCATAATATTGCCAGATTCAACAATTTCATTTGTAGGGTCTATAATTGATAGTTGGGACAGAGTAAGGGAAAACTCTTTTCGCATTCTACTGCAGTTCCCAACACCACTTCCTGGGATTTCCTTGAGTACATCCATAAATGATGTTATCAGATGGGCAAAAAAACTTGTTCTAAGCCCACGAGTCCGGGAAAGTGATGCTGGTGCTTTAACCTTCCGCCTTATATTTAGGAAGTATGTTTTGGAGCTCGGATGTATTCTTGTATTTTCTAAAGGAAGTGATTGCCTTGAATGTTACACACAATCTATGAATGGAGATACAGAAGTTGTTACTAGTCAAAACCCAGTTGCACAGTATATATCTTCACTCATTCAATGGCTCTGTATTGTTGTCGAAGAGGTTGAGAGGGATCTCTCTGAAGCATGTAAGAAGAGCTTTATTCATGGAGTTCTTCTTACTCTGCGCTACACATTTGATGAGATGGATTGGAACTCTGAGGTAGTGCAATCATGTATTTCTGAAATGAGGTGCCTGGTAGAAAAGCTGCTTCAACTCATAATGCGTGTAACTTCAGTGGCCCTGTGGGTGGTTTCTTCAGACGCATTGTGTCTGCCATATGACATGGATGACGTGATTGATGATGGTTCCTTCCTCTCAGATATATATGAGGAGGATCAACCTACTACCGCTTCAGAAAGAGAGGAGAAGAACGCAAAACCAGGGAGTAATGGCAAACCAGCCGAACAAGTTGTTATGGTTGGTTGCTGGCTTGCTATGAAGGAG GTCAGTTTACTTTTTGGAACCATCATCAGGAAGATACCATTGCCTGGCTGTTCTCATTCAGCTTCATCTCAGAATGGCTTGCCTGACAGTACTGAGGAGACAAGCATGTCTGAAGAAATTCTTGATGTGGGGCAGTTAAAGATGATGGGTGACCATTTTTTACAGGTTCTTCTTAAAATGAAGCATAACGGTGCAATAGATAAAACAAGGGCTGGGTTCACTGCCCTTTGCAACCGTCTTCTTTGCTCAAATGATTCAAG GCTGTGCAAAATGACAGAATCATGGATGGTGCTACTGATGGATAGGACAATTGCTAAAGGGCAAACTGTGGATGATTTGATAAGGAGAAGTGCAGGAATTCCAGCTGCATTTATCGCCCTGTTCCTGGCAgagccagaaggaacaccaaagaaaCTACTTCCAAGGGCATTAGAATGGCTGATAGAGTTTGCTAAGAACTCTTTAGCTAATTTCCAGAAAGACTCCAACCAGAGGTCTGGAGTAATGAAAGATGATCTTGGAGAGCTATTGGAATCACAATCAGAAACTACAATAAGTGTACATTCTAATGGTAACCTATCTAAAAGCCGAGATGAGGGTGTTGTTCCTACTGTGCATGTGTTCAATGTGCTTAGAGCTGCCTTCAATGATGCAAATCTGGCAACTGACACTTCGGGTTTCAGTGCTGATGCAACAATAGTTGCTATACGTGCATTTTCATCTCCCTACTGGGAAGTACGCAATGCAGCTTGCCTTGCGTATACTGCACTAGTTCGTCGCATGGTTGGGTTTCTGAATGTGCAGAAGCGTGAATCAGCACGACGATCTTTAACTGGCCTTGAATTCTTCCACAG GTACCCAGCCCTTCATCCTTTCCTTTCTAGTGAACTGCGAACCGCAACTGAACAGCTAGCTGATGGAGTGTCCAGCAATTTGGAGTCACACATTACAAAAGCAATACACCCTAGCCTGTGTCCGATTCTTATTCTTTTATCAAGACTTAAGCCTTCACCTATAAGCTGTGGAACTGATGATTCTTTAGACCCTTTTTTGCTTTTGCATTTCATCCAAAAATGTGCTACCCAGAGTAACTACCGGGTCCGTATCCTTGCATCAAGGGCATTAACTGGTTTGGTATCTAACGAGAGACTGCAGTACGTTGTTAGTGATATACTGGATAATTTACCTCATGGAAATCACAAAGCAATGGCTCACAGTGTTCAGCGTACTGATCCTGCCGTATCAGCTAATATAGGAAATGGAAATGTACTTCTGCTTTCTAAGTCATTCAATTCAATCCATGGCCTTTTGCTGCAGCTGGCTTCTCTTCTGGATAACAACTTTAGAGGTTTGACAGACGGTAGCATGAAGGATCAGATTCTTGGCCTACTACTGGAGGTTCTCTCAAGATGTTCTTGGCTTGGCTGTACGAAATTATGCTCATGCCCTGTCGTAATTACATCTTACTTGCGGGTATTGGATCTCATGCTTGATGTTGCAAGGACAGGGAAAAGCAGACATACTGAAGTCATTCAGGCATTGCTGCTAGAGTTAAGTTCCCAGTGCTTGAGCAACACAGTATCAACCCAGTACGCATTCCATGATCCAACCCTTATTGAACTAAAACAACAAGCAACTGAATCATTTTTGAGCTGTGTTGGTCTTTCTAAGAAAAACGATGAGACTAATGATGAAGATGTGCAGTTGCAAATACTTGGTGAACCAACTTCAGAGATGCCTAGAGAGGACTACTCCCTTCATAAAGTACACAAGGAGATTATGGCATGTCTCACTGATCCTTCATATGATGTTAGAATTACAGTGCTGAAGAGGATACTTTGGCTCACAAAATCAATCAGACATTGTGATGTAGAAAACATTTTGCACCAGTGGGCAGGAGTTAATCTGCAGCCTGCTTTAATGGAACGGTTATTTGTGGAAGAACACCCTAAGTGCCTTTATTATAATCTGAAGATCATCTTTTCATGGAACATGAAATTCCCATTTAACAATGGAGAAGATTCTAGCACACTTTTGTCCTTGTGGGACAGGTTAGTTCATTTAAACAGCACCATGTCACATGCAAAAACCAGAGAAATAGTTCTATGTTGCATGGGTATGTGCATGAAACTGTTCACTAAACTATCTGGGGGTGGTGTTTCAATGAATTGTCTTAAGACCAGTGAGATCTCTGCATCCTATGTCCGAATCAATGAAGGGAATAGATTATCTGATGCCATGCTTAGAGTAAACTTGTTTGTCACTCTTGTCAAGAACCAAAGTGAACCATCGGAAAGTGTGAATGCTCGACGGGCTGCTGCCGAGGCAATTGTTGCTTCTGGTCTTCTTGAAGAAGCAAACTACGTTGCTTCATCTGTGTCCAACATgtcctctccttcagaatttgatGAAGGCCGTATCAAAGAGAAATGCATGGAAGCTAACATTTTTGCATTTATCAGTCTTTATACGTGCAAGATACTTGACTTATGGTTTGTATGTATTCAGTTGCTGGAGGATGAGGATGCCTATCTGAGACAAAAACTTGCGAAGGATATTCAGAAAATAATCGCTAAGGGTTCAGCTAATACCTTCTGTGATGATTCCACACCACTACAAGTTGATAGAGTCATTGAATTAAGCTTGGACTATTTAACTTCTTTATTTGGCCACTGGTTGAAATACATTGAATTCTTGTTAAGGATAGTCTTGGACACTGGAAACATTCTGAACTCCTGTGGCGATTTGGTCCGTCAGATATTTGATAAAGAAATAGATAACCACCATGAGGAGAAGCTATTGATATGTCAAATCTGCTGTTCGAATATTCAGAAACTTTTGCATTCAAAATGTCAGATGGAAGCAGGAGCAAAAACTAAACTGTTCCTGCAGAATTGGAGGGAGACCTTTTTAAACCAGCTCACATCACTGACTGGTGGCTATCTTGAGAAAGAGGGGAAGAACAATTGGATTGGCGGCATAGGTAACCACAAGGACGTGTTCATATCAGTGTATGCAGTTCTGCTAGGCTTATATGCGCTCACGCAATCTGGTTCTCTGGAACAATTAGAGGACAACTGTGCAATTTATTTGCAAGAATTTTCAAACCTTGAAGGGTTTATCACACCATTCCTCAAGAATCCTTTGATTTCTAATCTTTGCGCTCTGGTAAAATTATCACATGAGAGGTTCAGATCATCAGATAAGCCAGAGGACCAAGTGGGTAGTTCAGGATCAAGTTTTGACCCATATTTTCTTATCAGATGA